A section of the Elizabethkingia anophelis R26 genome encodes:
- a CDS encoding TlpA family protein disulfide reductase, with product MKKNFLTIALLGLFSMTSAQFTVQVGVPSDFKTDNAFLYSYNGSKEVIAASGTKSANGWSFKVDTPYSGLMKVYFPDANTAFMLISENGNVSAKTAVTNNKISNVEFSDNANKLFADYQGIAKKKEQILPVLLQMQNFYEPNSEFGMAMKKEISKLSAYKDGDMGQYPFLKYYTQNLQKYVDGNQALKQEDYIKFINNSPEYLESSAQIRQVLYNYLSYSKKETINSDVEKLLKAVDIESPRGQMVLSELIDFFDIYGMEELKNKYLTEAKALKCTISDRLSATIKSNENVMLGKVMPDYKFTNPLNTTAKSIHDVKAKKKLILFWSSTCSHCEAELPKIIENYKALQANGVQVIGLSLDSDPISYNNRVKSLPWINDSELKGWSSSVSELYNVHATPTYFLLDAGNKIIAKPNNFSEALSLIKVK from the coding sequence ATGAAAAAGAATTTCTTAACGATAGCACTATTAGGGCTTTTTTCGATGACATCGGCTCAGTTTACTGTTCAGGTGGGAGTGCCTTCAGATTTTAAAACAGATAACGCATTCCTATACTCTTATAACGGTTCCAAAGAGGTTATAGCAGCTAGCGGAACAAAATCTGCTAACGGATGGAGTTTTAAGGTAGATACGCCTTACTCCGGTCTAATGAAGGTTTACTTTCCGGATGCTAATACAGCCTTTATGCTAATTTCCGAAAACGGGAATGTTTCTGCAAAGACAGCAGTGACAAACAATAAAATTTCTAATGTAGAATTTTCTGATAATGCCAATAAACTATTCGCAGATTATCAGGGAATAGCAAAAAAGAAAGAACAGATCCTTCCGGTACTGCTTCAGATGCAAAACTTCTATGAGCCAAATTCTGAATTTGGAATGGCTATGAAAAAGGAGATATCCAAGCTTTCTGCATACAAAGACGGAGATATGGGGCAGTATCCTTTTTTAAAGTACTATACTCAAAATCTTCAGAAGTATGTAGATGGGAATCAGGCTTTGAAACAGGAAGATTATATAAAGTTTATCAATAATTCTCCTGAATATCTTGAATCTTCGGCTCAAATTAGACAAGTGCTTTACAACTACCTTTCATATTCGAAGAAGGAAACAATTAATAGCGATGTTGAAAAACTATTGAAGGCTGTAGATATAGAATCTCCAAGAGGGCAGATGGTTTTATCTGAGCTTATTGATTTCTTTGACATCTACGGAATGGAGGAATTGAAAAATAAATACCTTACAGAGGCTAAGGCATTAAAATGTACAATTTCTGATCGTTTATCAGCTACTATTAAGTCCAATGAGAATGTAATGTTGGGCAAAGTAATGCCTGACTACAAATTCACTAATCCACTCAATACTACTGCGAAGTCTATACATGATGTAAAAGCGAAGAAAAAGCTTATTCTGTTCTGGTCTTCTACATGTTCTCACTGTGAAGCTGAATTACCTAAAATTATTGAAAATTATAAAGCATTACAGGCAAACGGAGTTCAGGTTATTGGTTTATCTTTAGATTCTGACCCAATTTCTTATAATAACAGAGTGAAATCTCTTCCCTGGATTAATGATAGTGAGTTGAAAGGCTGGAGTAGCAGTGTATCAGAACTTTACAATGTTCATGCGACGCCAACATATTTCCTTTTGGACGCAGGAAATAAAATTATCGCCAAACCAAACAACTTTTCTGAAGCATTATCTTTAATAAAAGTGAAATAA
- the clpX gene encoding ATP-dependent Clp protease ATP-binding subunit ClpX, with product MNPNQCSFCGRKREEVEILVSGNSGYICNNCIEQAHAMIAGSGKNSLSPADYDIDDLKKPREIKEFLDDYVIGQDQAKKQLSIAVYNHYKRLMHAGNADREVELEKSNILMVGETGTGKTLLAKTIAKELNVPFCIVDATILTEAGYVGEDVESILSRLLMVADYDVERAERGIVFVDEIDKIARKSDNPSITRDVSGEGVQQGLLKLLEGSIVNVPPQGGRKHPDQKYIQVNTQNILFIAGGAFDGIKEIIERRLNKQAIGFSSEKINKKDDEEYILENINAIDLRSFGLIPELLGRFPIITHLDKLTKDTMIRIMKEPKNSIVNQFIELFRMDNVKLEFTDEAIEAIVEATMEKGLGARGLRGTTEKVLEDYMYNIDQTSEVILTKDDIEGKLK from the coding sequence ATGAATCCTAACCAATGTTCTTTTTGTGGAAGAAAAAGAGAGGAAGTTGAAATATTAGTATCAGGTAATAGTGGTTATATCTGTAATAACTGTATAGAACAGGCTCATGCAATGATTGCAGGTTCTGGAAAAAACTCACTTAGCCCTGCAGATTATGATATAGATGATCTGAAAAAACCAAGAGAGATTAAAGAATTTCTGGATGATTATGTTATTGGTCAGGATCAGGCAAAGAAACAATTATCCATCGCGGTATACAACCATTATAAAAGATTGATGCATGCCGGAAATGCAGACAGAGAAGTAGAATTGGAGAAGTCTAATATACTAATGGTAGGTGAAACCGGAACAGGTAAAACTTTGTTAGCAAAAACAATTGCAAAAGAACTTAATGTACCTTTTTGTATTGTAGATGCAACAATTCTTACAGAAGCAGGCTATGTCGGGGAAGATGTGGAGAGTATTCTCTCCAGATTATTAATGGTAGCCGATTATGATGTTGAAAGAGCTGAAAGGGGAATTGTTTTTGTAGATGAGATTGACAAAATTGCAAGAAAATCTGATAACCCAAGTATTACCAGAGACGTTTCCGGAGAGGGTGTTCAACAGGGGTTATTGAAGCTTTTGGAAGGTAGTATTGTAAATGTACCACCACAAGGAGGGCGAAAACATCCGGATCAGAAGTATATTCAGGTAAATACCCAGAATATCCTGTTTATTGCAGGTGGTGCTTTTGATGGAATTAAAGAAATCATTGAAAGAAGACTAAATAAGCAGGCAATAGGTTTTAGCAGTGAAAAAATAAATAAAAAGGATGATGAGGAATATATCCTGGAAAATATTAATGCTATAGACCTTAGAAGCTTTGGTTTAATCCCGGAATTATTAGGTCGTTTCCCTATCATAACTCACCTTGATAAGCTGACAAAAGATACGATGATCCGTATTATGAAAGAGCCTAAAAATTCCATTGTTAATCAGTTTATAGAGTTATTCAGAATGGATAATGTTAAGCTTGAATTTACAGATGAAGCTATCGAAGCTATTGTTGAAGCTACAATGGAAAAAGGATTAGGAGCCAGAGGTCTGAGAGGAACCACGGAAAAGGTTCTGGAAGATTATATGTACAATATCGATCAGACTTCCGAAGTTATCCTTACGAAAGATGATATTGAAGGTAAACTGAAATAA
- a CDS encoding HIT family protein, producing the protein MSSIFTKIVNGEIPAYKIMEDEKHLAFLDVMPLVEGHTLVIPKKEIDLIFDLDSEEFKELFSFAQKVAKKVGAAIPCKRVGVAVIGLEVPHAHIHLVPLQHLHDIDFSRERLKLSPEEYQKIQEKIANA; encoded by the coding sequence ATGAGCAGCATTTTCACCAAAATAGTAAACGGAGAAATCCCTGCATACAAAATAATGGAGGATGAGAAGCACCTGGCTTTTCTGGATGTAATGCCTTTAGTAGAAGGGCATACATTGGTAATTCCTAAAAAAGAGATTGATCTTATTTTTGATCTGGATTCAGAAGAATTTAAAGAGCTTTTCAGTTTTGCACAAAAAGTAGCCAAAAAAGTAGGTGCAGCAATTCCATGTAAAAGAGTGGGAGTAGCTGTTATAGGTTTGGAAGTACCACATGCTCATATCCATTTAGTACCGCTTCAGCATTTACACGATATCGATTTCTCCAGAGAGCGATTGAAATTATCACCTGAAGAATATCAAAAAATTCAAGAAAAAATTGCAAATGCTTAG
- the greA gene encoding transcription elongation factor GreA, translated as MSYVTKEGLEKMKTELEQLETIERPKITQQIAEARDKGDLSENAEYDAAKEAQGMLEMRISKLKDTIATSKVIDESQLDTSKVSILCTVKLKNNGTKQTQTFTLVPDNESDLKSGRISVNTPIAKGLLGKVVGETAEITLPNGNKLSFEVLEISLN; from the coding sequence ATGAGTTATGTAACCAAAGAAGGTTTAGAAAAAATGAAGACCGAACTGGAGCAGTTGGAAACCATTGAAAGACCTAAAATTACACAACAGATTGCAGAAGCTCGCGATAAAGGTGATTTATCTGAAAACGCAGAATACGATGCGGCTAAAGAAGCTCAAGGAATGCTGGAAATGAGAATTTCTAAGTTAAAAGATACTATTGCTACTTCAAAGGTAATTGACGAAAGTCAGTTAGATACTTCTAAAGTATCCATCCTCTGTACTGTAAAGCTTAAAAATAACGGAACTAAACAAACACAAACGTTTACTTTAGTACCGGATAATGAGAGTGACCTGAAGTCGGGTAGAATCTCAGTGAATACACCTATCGCTAAAGGATTGTTAGGTAAAGTTGTTGGCGAAACAGCTGAAATTACTTTGCCAAACGGAAACAAATTATCGTTTGAAGTATTAGAAATTAGCTTAAACTAA
- the dtd gene encoding D-aminoacyl-tRNA deacylase codes for MKVVIQRVSESEVVVENQSVGKIGKGFMLLIGIDENDEKQDADWLVQKILNLRVFGDEEGKMNLSIVDIKGDLLCISQFTLIADYKKGNRPSFIKAAKPDKAIPLFEYFKEEIAKSGLKTESGIFGADMKVSLINDGPVTIVMNSKTKL; via the coding sequence ATGAAAGTAGTTATTCAAAGAGTTTCTGAGTCTGAAGTGGTGGTAGAAAACCAATCTGTTGGCAAAATCGGAAAAGGTTTTATGCTTTTAATCGGAATTGATGAAAATGATGAGAAACAAGATGCAGACTGGCTGGTACAAAAAATACTAAATCTTCGTGTTTTCGGAGATGAAGAGGGTAAAATGAATCTTTCTATTGTGGACATAAAAGGCGATCTTTTATGCATCAGTCAGTTTACGCTGATTGCTGATTATAAAAAGGGAAATCGCCCTTCTTTTATCAAAGCTGCAAAACCTGATAAGGCAATTCCTTTATTTGAATATTTTAAAGAAGAAATAGCCAAAAGCGGATTAAAAACGGAAAGTGGAATCTTTGGTGCTGATATGAAGGTATCTTTGATCAACGATGGACCGGTTACTATTGTTATGAATTCGAAAACAAAACTATAA
- a CDS encoding DUF4153 domain-containing protein, giving the protein MKTHHLILLTTFLFVTLFYKENMGINMGLFGIVCAVLTCINTPQRNKTRLFFVLFITTILSSAAFVWYGDFSSFLALVSSLILLSFRSKSRKLKILFILPVFVTNFFTFLCRFFNFDKWIPKRNSSGTGQKLLAIILIPAFFVFIFFVVYTYGSDQFANLFANINWDINFWQLFCLSVLGFFLAFNYWNFVVERLIYKQQPTLNNDFSSAKQIPKPTYSFLTIDAERMSGVVTFLLLNVLLVFFIVSYNYEQFYEIPKTPVQLSEETHERVGAVILSIIMVILVIMFYFKSAFNFDPKAKLMQLLAKVWLGLNTVLLFSAMMKNTEYIVNYGLTYKRLGVYAFLILATIGLVVTFVKIYKKKTNAFLFNTMFWFFYAAVLVISFVNWGGIVTRENIKRKDFSADYHQNSVNFNESYLLKYAEDAHNNLLRSYVLDKVNKEQKKTFLSKLLYYETINTK; this is encoded by the coding sequence ATGAAGACACATCATCTAATATTACTTACTACTTTTCTTTTTGTCACTCTGTTTTACAAAGAAAATATGGGGATCAACATGGGGCTATTCGGGATTGTTTGTGCGGTGCTTACATGTATCAACACTCCACAACGCAACAAAACCCGTCTATTTTTTGTACTGTTTATTACAACGATACTCTCATCCGCTGCATTTGTATGGTATGGAGATTTTTCGTCCTTTCTGGCATTGGTAAGTTCGTTGATTCTTCTTTCATTCCGGAGTAAAAGCAGAAAACTGAAAATTCTTTTTATATTACCAGTTTTTGTTACTAATTTTTTCACATTTCTGTGTCGCTTTTTCAACTTTGATAAATGGATTCCTAAAAGAAATTCTTCCGGAACAGGGCAAAAGTTATTAGCCATTATTCTAATCCCTGCATTTTTTGTTTTCATTTTCTTTGTCGTTTATACCTATGGAAGTGATCAGTTCGCAAATCTGTTTGCCAATATCAATTGGGATATCAATTTCTGGCAATTATTCTGCCTGAGTGTATTAGGATTCTTTCTGGCATTTAATTACTGGAACTTTGTAGTAGAAAGACTGATTTACAAGCAACAACCTACTCTGAACAATGATTTCAGTAGCGCTAAGCAGATCCCAAAACCTACTTATTCATTCCTGACCATAGACGCCGAGCGAATGAGTGGAGTCGTAACATTTCTATTGCTCAATGTTCTGCTTGTTTTCTTTATTGTAAGTTATAATTATGAGCAGTTCTATGAGATTCCTAAAACACCAGTACAGCTTTCTGAAGAAACCCATGAAAGAGTAGGAGCCGTAATTCTTTCCATTATTATGGTGATACTTGTAATTATGTTTTACTTTAAATCAGCCTTCAATTTTGACCCAAAAGCCAAATTAATGCAGTTGTTGGCTAAAGTATGGCTTGGACTAAATACAGTACTTTTATTTTCGGCCATGATGAAGAATACTGAATATATTGTGAATTATGGGCTAACATATAAGCGCCTTGGCGTTTATGCCTTTCTTATATTGGCTACGATAGGTTTGGTAGTAACATTCGTTAAGATATACAAGAAGAAAACCAATGCATTCCTTTTCAATACAATGTTCTGGTTTTTCTATGCTGCAGTTTTGGTAATCAGCTTTGTTAACTGGGGAGGTATTGTTACCAGAGAGAATATAAAGCGTAAAGACTTTTCTGCTGATTATCACCAGAATTCTGTTAACTTTAATGAATCTTATTTATTAAAATATGCTGAGGATGCTCATAATAACTTACTGAGATCTTACGTTTTAGATAAAGTAAATAAAGAACAAAAGAAAACCTTTCTTTCTAAGTTACTTTATTACGAAACCATTAATACCAAATAA
- a CDS encoding Coq4 family protein, whose protein sequence is MKKIRVQFLLFVYHHTQKLYRKYFKKKKRQWQFTEEQLLLFEKDSLGRKLGEFYQQYGFTMIPKMENHDVHHLITDCGTNFEDEIAMQYLLLGNGKLNAHLMAAIFLGTLFLPEYFKMYLHAYQKGKRMKAFFYWDFESLLWQNFEHLKDFIYQKQTPVFY, encoded by the coding sequence ATGAAAAAAATACGTGTTCAATTTTTACTGTTCGTGTACCATCATACCCAAAAGCTCTACAGAAAATATTTTAAAAAGAAAAAAAGGCAATGGCAGTTTACAGAAGAGCAATTATTGCTCTTTGAAAAAGATTCTCTGGGCAGAAAACTGGGAGAATTTTATCAACAATATGGTTTTACCATGATTCCTAAAATGGAAAACCATGATGTACACCATCTTATTACTGATTGCGGAACCAATTTCGAAGATGAAATTGCCATGCAGTATCTTCTTTTAGGCAATGGAAAACTCAATGCGCATCTTATGGCAGCTATATTTCTGGGAACGCTTTTCCTGCCGGAATATTTTAAAATGTATCTCCATGCATATCAAAAAGGAAAGCGAATGAAAGCTTTTTTCTATTGGGATTTTGAGAGTCTCTTATGGCAGAACTTTGAACATTTAAAAGACTTTATTTACCAAAAACAAACACCTGTATTTTATTAA
- a CDS encoding metallophosphoesterase, whose protein sequence is MNRKTFIKRLLQVSAIGALPVLYSWQIEPFWVEFVRKKLPIKNLPDHLTGKILMQISDMHVGNRFDWNFLIEVFQEAKVFNPDFVVYTGDYVSWENEIQYTQLHEVMKHTVLGNIATFGILGNHDYGFNWSEADVAMNICDIMKNSGIQMLNNAQTEISGLNFIGFEDLWSPNFDPLRVMKDYDETKANLVLCHNPDVCDLDVWNGYKGWILSGHTHGGQCRIPGVITPVLPVRNKKYISGEIDLQDGRILYINRAIGHSRQVRFMVRPEITVFTLTQA, encoded by the coding sequence ATGAACAGAAAAACATTTATTAAAAGATTGTTACAGGTATCTGCCATTGGTGCATTGCCTGTATTGTATTCCTGGCAGATAGAGCCTTTCTGGGTAGAGTTTGTCCGGAAAAAACTGCCAATAAAGAATCTGCCGGATCATTTGACAGGAAAAATACTAATGCAAATATCGGATATGCACGTAGGAAACCGGTTCGACTGGAATTTTCTGATTGAGGTTTTTCAGGAGGCAAAAGTTTTCAACCCCGATTTTGTTGTATATACCGGAGATTACGTGAGTTGGGAAAATGAAATACAGTATACGCAACTTCATGAAGTGATGAAACATACTGTATTAGGAAATATTGCAACATTTGGAATATTGGGAAATCATGATTATGGATTCAACTGGAGTGAAGCTGATGTTGCTATGAATATTTGCGATATTATGAAAAATTCAGGCATCCAAATGTTGAACAATGCACAAACAGAAATTTCAGGTCTCAATTTTATAGGTTTTGAAGATTTATGGTCTCCAAATTTTGATCCTCTCCGGGTGATGAAAGATTATGATGAGACAAAAGCAAATCTGGTGTTGTGCCATAACCCTGATGTATGTGACCTCGATGTATGGAACGGCTACAAAGGATGGATTCTTAGTGGACATACACATGGTGGTCAATGTCGGATACCAGGCGTTATTACACCAGTTCTGCCAGTCAGAAATAAAAAATACATTTCCGGAGAAATCGATTTGCAGGATGGCAGGATATTATACATCAATAGGGCAATTGGACATTCCCGTCAGGTTCGTTTTATGGTACGTCCGGAGATTACTGTTTTTACACTTACTCAGGCTTAA
- a CDS encoding winged helix-turn-helix domain-containing protein: MIKVNQLNKEFESRVRLGVMSVLMVNDWVDFTEMKGLLDVTDGNLASHSTALEKAGYIEIKKEFVGKKPKTSYRVTNSGRQAFSEHLNTLEKLLGR, encoded by the coding sequence ATGATTAAAGTAAATCAACTCAATAAAGAATTTGAAAGTCGTGTGAGATTGGGGGTAATGTCCGTTCTCATGGTAAACGATTGGGTTGACTTTACAGAAATGAAGGGACTGTTAGATGTTACGGATGGCAATCTGGCCAGTCATAGTACTGCGTTGGAGAAGGCCGGATATATTGAAATTAAAAAAGAGTTTGTTGGTAAAAAACCAAAGACATCTTATAGAGTTACTAACTCAGGAAGACAGGCTTTTTCAGAACATCTAAATACGTTAGAAAAATTGCTGGGAAGATAA
- a CDS encoding class I SAM-dependent methyltransferase has protein sequence MNKEILRSSIFRHLDGIVTAPVAVSLNKKGIINHILEKERIKLSDLTEQFKANEGYLNVALHTLGSQGFIIYNIDNSKNTVSVTANSNTLLLKKFSSLYSKIIPFLRKSTDIKNQILETSFIEEFSLLAAAMKSNFDLNISDNPEEKGIQEQILKHIEGCIIGPVIVYLGMTGMFHKYFMETSFQAAEFHKKAENFEVILDFLTHLGWFRKNGNNYKFTETGVYYAKRAASYGVTVSYLPMLNRLDELLFGDAHKIREIAEGDDEIHVDRAMNVWGSGGAHSNYFKVANDFIVQVFNQPIHLQPKGILDMGCGNGAFIQHIFETIERQTLRGKMLEEHPLFLVGADYNPTALKATRANLINNDIWAKVIWGDIGNPEKLAEDLRESYEIELSDLLNIRTFLDHNRVWKTPENKTPERVSTSTGAFAFRGERLSNNIVEESLKEHLKLWLPYIKKNGLLIIELHSLNPELTKNNMGKTAATAYETTHGFSDQYILEVDVFRKVCTETGLKISPEFSRKFPDSDLATVSINLLKA, from the coding sequence ATGAATAAGGAAATTCTAAGATCATCCATCTTCAGGCATTTAGATGGTATTGTTACTGCTCCTGTAGCTGTATCACTAAACAAGAAAGGAATCATCAATCATATATTAGAAAAAGAAAGAATCAAGCTTTCCGATCTTACAGAACAATTTAAAGCGAATGAAGGTTATCTGAATGTTGCCTTACATACACTAGGATCACAAGGATTTATCATTTATAATATAGATAATAGCAAGAATACAGTTTCTGTTACAGCAAACAGCAATACCTTGCTATTAAAGAAATTTTCTTCTCTGTATAGCAAGATTATTCCCTTCCTGAGAAAATCTACAGATATTAAGAATCAGATTTTAGAAACTTCTTTTATAGAAGAATTTAGCCTTCTTGCAGCAGCAATGAAGAGTAACTTTGATCTCAATATCTCTGATAATCCTGAGGAGAAAGGTATTCAGGAGCAAATATTAAAACATATCGAGGGGTGCATTATAGGCCCTGTAATTGTATATCTTGGGATGACAGGTATGTTTCATAAGTATTTTATGGAAACTTCCTTTCAGGCTGCCGAATTTCATAAAAAAGCTGAAAACTTTGAGGTTATTCTGGACTTCCTTACTCATTTAGGATGGTTTAGAAAAAACGGAAACAACTATAAATTTACAGAAACCGGTGTTTATTATGCTAAACGAGCTGCCTCATATGGAGTAACTGTCTCTTATCTGCCAATGCTAAACAGATTGGATGAGTTATTATTTGGGGATGCACACAAAATACGGGAAATAGCAGAAGGCGATGATGAGATTCATGTGGATCGCGCTATGAATGTATGGGGAAGTGGTGGTGCACATTCTAACTATTTTAAGGTAGCCAATGATTTTATTGTTCAGGTTTTCAATCAACCAATTCATTTACAACCTAAAGGTATTTTGGATATGGGCTGTGGTAATGGAGCCTTTATTCAGCATATTTTCGAAACAATAGAAAGACAAACCTTGCGTGGAAAAATGCTGGAAGAACATCCTCTGTTTTTAGTAGGCGCAGATTATAATCCGACAGCACTAAAAGCAACCCGTGCTAACCTCATCAACAATGATATTTGGGCGAAGGTGATCTGGGGAGATATCGGAAATCCTGAAAAACTGGCGGAGGACCTTAGAGAAAGTTATGAGATTGAACTTTCAGATTTATTGAATATCAGAACCTTTCTGGACCATAACCGGGTATGGAAAACTCCGGAAAATAAAACCCCGGAAAGAGTAAGTACTTCAACCGGAGCATTCGCCTTTCGTGGAGAAAGACTCTCTAACAATATTGTAGAGGAAAGTCTGAAGGAACATTTGAAACTTTGGCTTCCTTACATTAAGAAAAATGGATTACTCATAATCGAACTCCATTCCCTAAATCCGGAACTTACTAAAAATAATATGGGTAAAACTGCTGCAACAGCTTATGAAACTACTCATGGATTCTCGGATCAATACATTCTTGAGGTTGATGTTTTCAGAAAAGTATGCACAGAAACAGGGTTAAAGATTAGTCCGGAATTTTCGAGAAAGTTTCCTGACTCGGATCTGGCAACAGTTTCTATAAATCTTTTAAAAGCTTAG
- a CDS encoding enoyl-CoA hydratase/isomerase family protein, translating into MNEFVISEIKNNIAEITFGTPKSNSLPGAILEKLAQNILEEGVKKEVKAILIKSAGEKAFCAGASFDELLAIDELETSKKFFGGFAKVLNAMRNCGKIVVVRVQGKTTGGGVGIACGADYCFATKDAALALTEINLGIGPFVIGPYVERKIGKSQFSAMAIDAEFRSAEWAEGHNIYHSVSENIAEMDAKLDDFLQKLSTRSDDALALIKKVSWEGTDYFNMLMPDRIHMSASLILEDSAKKNIEAIKERLRAK; encoded by the coding sequence ATGAACGAATTCGTAATATCAGAAATTAAAAACAATATCGCAGAAATTACTTTTGGAACACCAAAAAGCAATTCATTGCCTGGTGCTATTTTGGAAAAACTAGCTCAGAATATTTTAGAAGAAGGTGTAAAGAAGGAAGTCAAAGCAATCCTTATAAAAAGTGCCGGAGAAAAAGCTTTTTGTGCAGGAGCCAGTTTCGACGAGCTTTTAGCCATTGATGAACTGGAGACTTCTAAGAAGTTCTTTGGAGGTTTCGCTAAAGTATTGAATGCGATGAGAAATTGTGGGAAAATAGTTGTTGTAAGAGTGCAAGGAAAGACTACAGGTGGCGGGGTAGGAATTGCCTGCGGAGCAGATTATTGCTTTGCAACTAAAGATGCAGCTCTTGCTCTTACTGAAATCAACCTTGGAATAGGACCGTTTGTAATAGGCCCATATGTGGAAAGAAAAATCGGTAAGTCACAATTTTCGGCAATGGCTATAGATGCAGAGTTTAGATCTGCAGAATGGGCGGAAGGACATAATATTTACCATTCGGTATCCGAAAATATTGCTGAAATGGATGCAAAGCTCGATGATTTTCTGCAGAAACTTTCTACCAGAAGTGATGATGCTTTGGCATTGATTAAGAAAGTTTCCTGGGAAGGAACAGACTATTTTAATATGCTGATGCCGGACAGAATTCATATGAGTGCCAGTCTGATTTTAGAAGATTCGGCTAAAAAGAACATCGAGGCAATTAAAGAACGCCTGAGAGCAAAATAA
- a CDS encoding SMUG2 DNA glycosylase family protein, translating into MKKTFADKVIHFNRNLKYSGKLPEGFSVLNPYLDNPETMEVMQKFYHKYYNDSDQRRFIIGINPSRHGAGVTGVPFTDTKRLKSECGIEMKSVHTHEVSSVFMYDMINAFGGVEKFYKEFYINSPFPLAIVRNTKNGWLNANYYDDKRLFEDVKSFMIASLKKHISLGLDTSEVFVLGKKNADFIHKLNKEEKLFDKITVLEHPRYIQQYKSKEKEIYIDKYIVALNS; encoded by the coding sequence GTGAAGAAAACTTTTGCAGATAAGGTCATACATTTTAACAGAAATCTTAAGTATTCAGGAAAGCTACCGGAAGGATTTAGTGTTCTGAATCCCTATCTGGATAACCCCGAAACTATGGAAGTTATGCAAAAGTTTTATCATAAATACTATAATGATTCAGACCAGCGCAGATTTATAATTGGGATCAATCCCAGTAGACATGGTGCAGGGGTAACAGGAGTTCCTTTTACTGATACCAAACGGCTGAAGAGTGAGTGTGGTATTGAAATGAAATCAGTGCATACCCATGAAGTCTCATCTGTCTTTATGTATGATATGATCAATGCTTTTGGCGGAGTAGAAAAGTTTTATAAAGAATTTTATATCAATTCTCCTTTTCCTTTGGCTATTGTAAGAAATACAAAAAACGGTTGGCTGAATGCTAATTATTATGATGATAAACGGCTTTTTGAGGATGTAAAAAGCTTTATGATAGCTTCTCTGAAAAAGCATATAAGCCTGGGACTGGATACCTCTGAAGTTTTCGTATTGGGGAAAAAGAATGCAGACTTTATCCACAAGCTAAACAAAGAAGAAAAGTTATTTGATAAAATCACTGTTCTGGAGCATCCTCGTTATATCCAGCAATACAAATCAAAAGAGAAAGAAATATATATAGATAAGTATATTGTAGCATTGAATAGTTGA